One Phaseolus vulgaris cultivar G19833 chromosome 2, P. vulgaris v2.0, whole genome shotgun sequence DNA window includes the following coding sequences:
- the LOC137809436 gene encoding uncharacterized mitochondrial protein AtMg00810-like: MPTPMLHSSRLSPSQGVPLSEHQQDAFHVLRYLKVAPGSGIFFHSSNSIQLKCFSDSDWATCPTTRKPITGFSVFLGNLLIAWKSKKQQTISRSSSEVDYRAMTAITCEI; the protein is encoded by the coding sequence ATGCCCACTCCTATGCTCCACTCTTCTCGACTCTCTCCATCCCAAGGTGTTCCCCTCTCTGAACATCAACAAGATGCCTTTCATGTTTTACGGTATCTCAAAGTTGCACCAGGATCAGGTATATTCTTCCATTCTTCTAATTCCATTCAATTAAAATGCTTTAGTGATTCTGAttgggcaacatgtcctacaACAAGGAAACCCATTACTGGATTTTCAGTTTTTTTAGGCAATTTGCTCATCGCATGGAAATCCAAAAAGCAGCAGACCATTTCAAGAAGCTCCTCAGAAGTAGATTATAGAGCCATGACAGCTATTACATGTGAAATCTAG
- the LOC137809734 gene encoding tetrahydroberberine oxidase-like produces MKYLSSYFTYVTVIALFFSFQPSSADSHENFVRCLYNYPHITNTISNVVYTQTNSSYSSLLDHTIENHRFSNSSSKPLVIVTPLDVSQIQATIICSQRHDLQIRTRSGGHDYEGLSYVAQVPFVLLDLLNLRQITVDEENRTAWVQSGATLGELYYSISQKSKTLGFPAGLCSSVGIGGHISGGGYGLMMRKYGLAADNVIDAHIIDVNGNLLDRQAMGEDLFWAIRGGGGASFGVIVAWKVKLVPVPSTVTVFDVSRTLEENATEIIQKWQLVAHKLDERIIIRVDIARVNSSQHGKLTIQARFVSLFLGGVEELIPLMQNSLPELGLDRNDCKETSWIGSAVFNNALLIGSSGNEPPESLLNKTQIRYGNYKGKSDYVKKPIPIEGLRGLWRLLCDAKVEYAQLQLAPYGGIMNEISESEIAFSHRSQYIFHIHYWVTWQEEGDGIAQRHMNFIRREYKYMEPYVSNSPRAAYINYRDLDIGVNNNGYTSYTQASIWGLKYFNNNFKRLAKVKTKVDPKNFFRNEQSIPILSMEEY; encoded by the coding sequence ATGAAGTATCTAAGCTCCTACTTTACCTATGTTACTGTCATTgcactctttttttcctttcaaccTTCTTCAGCAGATTCTCATGAAAACTTTGTTCGATGTCTTTACAATTATCCCCACATAACCAACACAATCTCCAATGTTGTTTACACCCAAACCAACTCTTCATACTCCTCTCTCCTAGATCATACCATTGAAAATCATAGATTCTCCAACTCAAGCTCAAAACCCCTTGTCATTGTCACACCACTGGATGTTTCCCAAATTCAAGCCACTATAATTTGTTCCCAACGCCATGACCTGCAGATTCGAACCCGAAGTGGAGGCCATGATTACGAGGGTCTCTCCTACGTTGCCCAGGTTCCATTTGTCCTCCTTGACCTCTTAAACCTTCGACAAATCACAGTTGACGAAGAAAACCGAACTGCATGGGTTCAATCTGGGGCAACCCTTGGTGAACTTTACTACAGCATTAGCCAAAAAAGCAAAACGCTAGGGTTCCCAGCTGGTTTGTGCTCTAGTGTGGGCATTGGTGGTCACATCAGTGGAGGTGGTTATGGACTCATGATGCGTAAGTACGGTCTTGCTGCAGACAATGTCATAGATGCTCACATAATCGATGTGAATGGTAACCTTCTTGACAGACAAGCCATGGGTGAGGATCTGTTTTGGGCCATTAGAGGAGGTGGTGGAGCAAGCTTTGGAGTCATTGTGGCTTGGAAGGTAAAACTGGTTCCAGTTCCATCAACCGTGACAGTGTTCGATGTTTCAAGGACATTGGAAGAGAATGCAACCGAGATCATTCAAAAGTGGCAGCTTGTGGCCCATAAATTGGACGAACGCATAATAATTAGGGTGGACATAGCAAGGGTTAATTCAAGTCAACATGGAAAGCTAACAATACAAGCCAGATTTGTGTCCTTGTTTCTGGGAGGAGTAGAAGAGCTTATTCCATTGATGCAAAACAGCCTCCCAGAGTTGGGTTTGGACAGAAACGACTGTAAAGAGACGAGTTGGATTGGCTCAGCTGTTTTCAACAATGCTTTGTTGATTGGATCTTCAGGAAATGAACCCCCCGAATCTTTGCTCAACAAAACTCAAATTCGTTATggaaattacaaaggaaaaTCTGATTATGTGAAAAAACCTATTCCTATCGAGGGATTACGAGGATTATGGCGTTTGCTTTGTGACGCTAAGGTTGAATATGCTCAACTTCAATTGGCTCCTTATGGGGGCATAATGAACGAGATTTCAGAGTCTGAAATTGCGTTCTCGCACAGATCTCAATACATTTTTCATATACACTATTGGGTCACCTGGCAAGAGGAAGGGGACGGGATAGCACAAAGACACATGAATTTTATTAGAAGAGAGTATAAATATATGGAACCTTATGTTTCAAATTCTCCAAGAGCTGCATATATAAATTACAGAGACCTTGACATTGGGGTAAATAACAATGGTTACACAAGCTACACCCAAGCCAGCATTTGGGGTTTGAAGTATTTCAATAATAACTTCAAGAGATTGGCTAAAGTGAAGACCAAGGTTGATCCTAAAAACTTTTTCAGGAACGAACAAAGCATTCCTATACTGTCCATGGaagaatattaa